A DNA window from Brassica napus cultivar Da-Ae chromosome A4, Da-Ae, whole genome shotgun sequence contains the following coding sequences:
- the LOC106449961 gene encoding uncharacterized protein LOC106449961: MRDLVSCFSENSINVTHPLSLSSSSCSNYNTSNACIPPSLIPSIQTSITSIYRITLPSKHLIIKVTWCNKINPSHGLSISVSSADQNPSTSLKLNTSSRFFRKKKGNKSVDSDLGKIEALWDLSSAKYDSNTCPEPIQSFYVIVLVDARLALVLGDSSEETLKKKSLAFDGFDSGKSLISRQEYFSGNTFYSTKAKFVESGDSHEIVIRCSAEKTEGLKQSSSTHNHRSPVLSVCIDEKTVTKVKRLQWNFRGNQTIFVDGLLVDLMWDVHDWFFCNPEGCGKAVFMFRTRNGLDSSRLWLEEKKMVQKDEQDKLDFSLLIYACRLEN; this comes from the coding sequence ATGAGAGATTTGGTGTCATGTTTCAGCGAAAACTCAATAAACGTGACACATccattatcattatcatcatcatcatgttcAAACTACAACACTAGTAACGCTTGTATCCCTCCATCTCTCATACCATCCATACAAACCTCCATCACAAGCATCTACAGAATCACTTTACCATCCAAGCACCTCATCATCAAAGTCACATGGTGCAATAAGATCAACCCTTCGCACGGTCTCAGCATCTCCGTCTCCTCCGCGGATCAAAACCCTTCAACGTCTCTCAAACTCAACACTTCCTCTCGCTTCTTCCGCaagaagaaaggaaacaaatcagtCGACTCTGATCTCGGTAAAATCGAGGCTTTATGGGATCTTTCTTCCGCTAAGTACGACTCGAACACGTGCCCTGAACCGATCCAAAGCTTCTACGTCATCGTCCTCGTGGATGCTCGGTTAGCTCTCGTCCTCGGAGACTCCTCCGAAGAAActttaaagaaaaagagtttgGCGTTCGATGGTTTCGACTCGGGAAAGTCTCTGATCTCTCGGCAAGAATACTTCTCCGGGAACACGTTTTACTCGACGAAAGCTAAGTTCGTTGAATCGGGAGACTCGCACGAGATCGTCATCAGATGCAGCGCGGAGAAAACAGAGGGTTTGAAACAGAGCAGTAGTACTCATAATCATCGTTCCCCTGTTCTCTCTGTTTGTATCGATGAGAAGACGGTTACGAAAGTGAAGAGGCTTCAGTGGAATTTTAGAGGGAACCAGACGATTTTCGTTGATGGGCTTCTTGTGGATCTCATGTGGGATGTTCATGATTGGTTCTTTTGTAATCCTGAAGGCTGTGGAAAAGCTGTGTTCATGTTTAGGACAAGGAATGGTTTGGACAGTAGCAGGCTTTGgttagaagagaagaagatggttCAGAAAGATGAACAAGACAAGCTTGATTTCTCTCTCCTCATTTACGCCTGTAGActtgaaaactaa
- the LOC106446741 gene encoding tRNA dimethylallyltransferase 2-like (The RefSeq protein has 5 substitutions, 1 non-frameshifting indel compared to this genomic sequence), with the protein MSLNPSNGGIDEAKMKKKAKVVVIMGPTGSGKSKLAVDLASHFPVEIINADAMQIYSGLDVLTNKVTVNEQKGVTHHLLGTVSPDLEFTAKDFRDSTIPLIEEILSRNHVPVLVGGTNYYIQALVSKFLLEDSKEDVDECCSNVAAGLDVESISGRDDLSHGYDLLKELDPVAANRVHPNNHRKINQYLSLHASRGVLPSKLYQENAAENWGCINASSRFDYCLICMDAETTVLDEYVGQRVDSMVDAGLLDEVYDIYKPGADYTRGLRQSIGVREFEDFLKTYLPDTNSSANDKALKENLRKILDSPKDDKLRVMLEEAIDSVKLNTRRLLRRQKRRINRLETVFGWNIHHVDATECLLSKSEESWDVQVVKPATQILQSFLETETELSHDSTLRKSMERDLWSQYVCEACGNKVLRGRHEWDHHTQGRVHRKRTARFKKAQNFENREKQQEEEEVGICRETS; encoded by the exons ATGTCGTTAAACCCTAGCAACGGCGGAATCGACGAagcgaagatgaagaagaaggcgaaGGTGGTCGTGATAATGGGCCCCACGGGATCAGGGAAATCGAAGCTAGCCGTAGACTTGGCGTCTCACTTCCCGGTGGAGATCATAAACGCCGACGCAATGCAGATCTACAGTGGCCTCGACGTTCTCACCAACAAAGTCACCGTCAACGAGCAGAAAG GAGTGACTCATCATCTACTTGGGACGGTGAGCCCAGATTTGGAGTTCACTGCTAAGGACTTTCGAGATTCTACCATTCCT CTTATTGAGGAGATCCTTTCTCGAAATCACGTTCCTGTTCTTGTTGGAGGaactaattattatatacaG GCTCTTGTGAGTAAGTTTCTTCTCGAGGATTCAAAAGAAGATGTGGATGAGTGCTGTTCAAATGTTGCTGCAG GCTTGGATGTGGAGTCTATCTCTGGAAGAGATGATTTGAGCCATGGTTATGACCTTCTTAAGGAGCTTGATCCCGTGGCAGCAAACAGAGTTCACCCCAATAATCACAGAAAA atcAATCAATACCTGAGCTTGCATGCTAGCAGAGGAGTTCTTCCAAGCAAGCTATATCAGGAAAACGCAGCAGAG AACTGGGGATGCATCAACGCCTCCTCTCGATTTGACTACTGTTTGATATGTATGGACGCTGAAACCACCGTGCTGGACGAATACGTTGGACAAAGAGTGGATTCCATGGTAGACGCGGGACTACTTGACGAAGTCTATGACATCTACAAGCCAGGAGCTGACTACACCAGAGGCCTAAGGCAGTCCATAGGTGTCAGAGAGTTTGAAGATTTTCTGAAAACGTATCTCCCAGACACAAATAGCTCCGCTAATGATAAGGCCTTGAAGGAGAATCTGAGGAAGATTCTTGATTCTCCAAAAGATGATAAGTTGAGGGTTATGCTGGAGGAAGCAATTGATAGTGTCAAGTTAAATACCAGAAGGCTCCTACGTCGTCAA AAAAGGAGAATCAATCGGCTAGAAACGGTCTTTGGCTGGAATATCCATCACGTTAATGCAACAGAGTGCTTACTAA GCAAGTCTGAAGAGCCATGGGATGTGCAAGTGGTTAAACCAGCGACAGAGATCCTCAGGTCTTTTCTGAAAACAGAAACTGAATTGAGTCATGATTCAACCTTAAGAAAGTCAATGGAAAGAGATCTATGGAGTCAATACGTTTGTGAG GCTTGTGGAAACAAGGTACTAAGAGGAAGACACGAGTGGGATCATCACACACAAGGCCGTGTACATCGTAAGAGAACCGCACGATTTAAAAAAGCTCAAAATTTCGAAAACAGGgagaagcaagaagaagaagaagtggggaTTTGCAGAGAGACATCGTGA
- the BNAA04G16000D gene encoding uncharacterized protein BNAA04G16000D, with amino-acid sequence MATTRQILQQPQSPFIQRIKSSGTISINGSPMNDDKEEDFSRSSLALFKAKEDEIERRKMEVRDRVQTKLGLAEEATRRLAEIREELESLTDPMRKEISAIRKRVDAINRELKPLGQSCQKKEKEFKEALEAYNEKNKEKAMFVSKLVELVTESEKLRMTKLEKLSKIIDISLH; translated from the exons ATGGCAACAACAAGACAGATCTTGCAACAGCCACAATCGCCATTTATTCAACGCATCAAGAGCTCGGGGACCATAAGCATCAATGGAAGCCCTATGAATGATGACAAAGAAGAGGATTTTTCACGCTCTTCTTTGGCTTTGTTTAAGGCAAAAGAAGATGAAATTGAGAGGAGGAAGATGGAGGTTAGGGATAGAGTCCAGACAAAGCTTGGACTCGCTGAGGAAGCTACTAGGAGACTAGCCGAGATTCGGGAA GAGCTGGAATCTCTAACCGATCCAATGCGGAAGGAGATTTCCGCGATAAGGAAAAGAGTTGATGCTATTAACCGGGAACTCAAGCCTTTAGGACAGAGCTGTCAGAAAAAG gaGAAGGAATTCAAAGAAGCACTTGAAGCTTACAAtgaaaagaacaaagagaaagcTATGTTTGTTAGCAAATTAGTTGAG CTTGTTACAGAAAGCGAGAAACTGCGAATGACAAAGCTTGAGAAACTCAGCAAAATCATTGACATTTCGTTACACTAA
- the LOC106446741 gene encoding tRNA dimethylallyltransferase 2-like isoform X1: protein MSLNPSNGGIDEAKMKKKAKVVVIMGPTGSGKSKLAVDLASHFPVEIINADAMQIYSGLDVLTNKVTVNEQKGVTHHLLGTVSPDLEFTAKDFRDSTIPLIEEILSRNHVPVLVGGTNYYIQALVSKFLLEDSKEDVDECCSNVAAEGLDVESISGRDDLSHGYDLLKELDPVAANRVHPNNHRKINQYLSLHASRGVLPSKLYQENAAENWGCINASSRFDYCLICMDAETTVLDEYVGQRVDSMVDAGLLDEVYDIYKPGADYTRGLRQSIGVREFEDFLKTYLPDTNSSANDKALKENLRKILDSPKDDKLRVMLEEAIDSVKLNTRRLLRRQKRRINRLETVFGWNIHHVNATECLLSKSEEPWDVQVVKPATEILRSFLKTETELSHDSTLRKSMERDLWSQYVCEACGNKVLRGRHEWDHHTQGRVHRKRTARFKKAQNFENREKQEEEEVGICRETS, encoded by the exons ATGTCGTTAAACCCTAGCAACGGCGGAATCGACGAagcgaagatgaagaagaaggcgaaGGTGGTCGTGATAATGGGCCCCACGGGATCAGGGAAATCGAAGCTAGCCGTAGACTTGGCGTCTCACTTCCCGGTGGAGATCATAAACGCCGACGCAATGCAGATCTACAGTGGCCTCGACGTTCTCACCAACAAAGTCACCGTCAACGAGCAGAAAG GAGTGACTCATCATCTACTTGGGACGGTGAGCCCAGATTTGGAGTTCACTGCTAAGGACTTTCGAGATTCTACCATTCCT CTTATTGAGGAGATCCTTTCTCGAAATCACGTTCCTGTTCTTGTTGGAGGaactaattattatatacaG GCTCTTGTGAGTAAGTTTCTTCTCGAGGATTCAAAAGAAGATGTGGATGAGTGCTGTTCAAATGTTGCTGCAG AAGGCTTGGATGTGGAGTCTATCTCTGGAAGAGATGATTTGAGCCATGGTTATGACCTTCTTAAGGAGCTTGATCCCGTGGCAGCAAACAGAGTTCACCCCAATAATCACAGAAAA atcAATCAATACCTGAGCTTGCATGCTAGCAGAGGAGTTCTTCCAAGCAAGCTATATCAGGAAAACGCAGCAGAG AACTGGGGATGCATCAACGCCTCCTCTCGATTTGACTACTGTTTGATATGTATGGACGCTGAAACCACCGTGCTGGACGAATACGTTGGACAAAGAGTGGATTCCATGGTAGACGCGGGACTACTTGACGAAGTCTATGACATCTACAAGCCAGGAGCTGACTACACCAGAGGCCTAAGGCAGTCCATAGGTGTCAGAGAGTTTGAAGATTTTCTGAAAACGTATCTCCCAGACACAAATAGCTCCGCTAATGATAAGGCCTTGAAGGAGAATCTGAGGAAGATTCTTGATTCTCCAAAAGATGATAAGTTGAGGGTTATGCTGGAGGAAGCAATTGATAGTGTCAAGTTAAATACCAGAAGGCTCCTACGTCGTCAA AAAAGGAGAATCAATCGGCTAGAAACGGTCTTTGGCTGGAATATCCATCACGTTAATGCAACAGAGTGCTTACTAA GCAAGTCTGAAGAGCCATGGGATGTGCAAGTGGTTAAACCAGCGACAGAGATCCTCAGGTCTTTTCTGAAAACAGAAACTGAATTGAGTCATGATTCAACCTTAAGAAAGTCAATGGAAAGAGATCTATGGAGTCAATACGTTTGTGAG GCTTGTGGAAACAAGGTACTAAGAGGAAGACACGAGTGGGATCATCACACACAAGGCCGTGTACATCGTAAGAGAACCGCACGATTTAAAAAAGCTCAAAATTTCGAAAACAGGgagaagcaagaagaagaagaagtggggaTTTGCAGAGAGACATCGTGA